A region of Stegostoma tigrinum isolate sSteTig4 chromosome 3, sSteTig4.hap1, whole genome shotgun sequence DNA encodes the following proteins:
- the LOC125451078 gene encoding trypsin inhibitor ClTI-1-like encodes MKPFSASVLVFMYFLYADASEFTFSDEATEPICDQLRELFQTCPKSYIPVCGTDGVTYDNECYLCNAVQKGRSDIMIQKFGPCEYYRHED; translated from the exons ATGAAACCATTCTcagcttctgttcttgttttcatGTATTTTCTCTACGCTGATG CTTCAGAattcaccttttctgatgaagccaCTGAG cccatttgtgACCAGCTAAGAGAGCTGTTCCAAACCTGCCCGAAAAGCTACATACCTGTCTGTGGAACCGATGGTGTCACCTATGACAATGAATGCTACCTTTGCAATGCAGTTCA AAAAGGTCGGTCCGATATCATGATTCAGAAGTTCGGGCCGTGTGAATATTATCGTCATGAAGACTGA